One stretch of Lacrimispora sphenoides DNA includes these proteins:
- a CDS encoding NADH-quinone oxidoreductase subunit NuoE family protein, giving the protein MEILIDLQFASEEGYIDKETAAMVAEELHMTETRVYEIVSYYAMLKDKPQAKYVLKICNSSPCHFSRSEEVCLSLEKKLGVPMGKTTDDGLFAYHYIPCVGACDIGPVIKIKDTVFGNLSDEKISALIDDLRRGKIAV; this is encoded by the coding sequence TTGGAAATTTTAATTGATCTTCAATTTGCTTCGGAAGAAGGCTATATTGACAAAGAAACTGCGGCCATGGTTGCAGAAGAGCTGCATATGACCGAAACCAGGGTGTATGAGATTGTCAGCTATTATGCGATGTTAAAGGATAAACCTCAGGCCAAATATGTCCTTAAGATCTGCAACAGTTCGCCCTGTCATTTCTCCCGCTCGGAAGAGGTGTGTTTATCCCTGGAGAAAAAGCTTGGTGTACCCATGGGTAAGACGACAGATGACGGTCTTTTTGCCTACCACTATATTCCGTGCGTGGGTGCCTGTGACATTGGTCCGGTCATTAAGATCAAGGATACGGTATTTGGAAATCTCAGCGACGAAAAAATATCTGCTTTGATTGATGACCTGCGCAGAGGCAAAATAGCCGTATAG
- a CDS encoding HAD family hydrolase, with amino-acid sequence MIKLIASDIDGTLVPDGGNELNPELYDVILKLRAKGIQFAAASGRQWLSIESIFEPIKEKVFYLSDNGAYVGCHGRSLYVNPIERKTVMDMVQDVRNMAGLDIMICGPDVIYTETDNQEFLDWMINGYKFHVKQVEDITKVESEFIKVSVYRKTDVEAHTRTLRQKYADRLKMTIAGDMWLDCMRPGINKGQAVKLLQDSLGIKPEETMAFGDQLNDIEMLKQAYYSFAVGNAREEVKAAARFRTDTNVNDGVLKILKLL; translated from the coding sequence ATGATTAAACTGATTGCATCGGATATTGACGGAACTCTTGTGCCGGATGGAGGCAACGAGCTGAATCCTGAGCTTTATGATGTGATTTTAAAGCTGCGGGCAAAGGGGATCCAGTTCGCCGCGGCCAGCGGACGCCAGTGGCTCAGCATTGAATCCATATTTGAACCCATCAAGGAAAAGGTATTCTATCTTTCGGATAACGGCGCCTATGTGGGCTGTCATGGCAGAAGCCTGTACGTCAACCCCATTGAGCGTAAGACGGTTATGGATATGGTACAGGATGTGAGGAATATGGCTGGACTTGATATCATGATCTGCGGACCCGATGTGATTTATACAGAGACAGACAACCAGGAGTTCCTGGACTGGATGATAAACGGCTACAAGTTCCATGTGAAGCAGGTAGAGGATATAACTAAGGTGGAATCTGAATTCATCAAGGTCTCCGTGTACCGCAAGACCGATGTGGAGGCCCATACCAGAACCTTACGGCAAAAATATGCGGACCGCCTTAAGATGACCATAGCAGGAGATATGTGGCTGGACTGTATGAGACCGGGAATTAACAAAGGGCAGGCAGTGAAGCTTCTTCAGGACAGTCTTGGGATCAAGCCGGAAGAGACTATGGCATTTGGCGATCAGTTAAATGATATTGAGATGTTAAAGCAGGCATATTACAGCTTTGCCGTAGGAAACGCCAGGGAAGAAGTAAAGGCGGCAGCCAGATTTCGGACGGACACGAACGTAAACGACGGGGTCCTGAAAATACTGAAGCTGCTTTAA
- a CDS encoding Maf family protein, with amino-acid sequence MNKIERLVLASASPRRKELLAQIGITPEIVPSTIEEKITTSVPEEAVMELSRQKAKDVASRMQPGTYVIGADTVVAAGGEILGKPVSHEDAYRMISLMEGRTHQVYTGVTLVYCGERGNKVRTFVEKTDVHLYPMSDGEIRVYADSADPMDKAGAYGIQGIFAAFIKGIDGDYNNVVGLPVGRVYQEIKQMFEQEDKE; translated from the coding sequence ATGAATAAGATAGAAAGGCTTGTATTGGCTTCCGCTTCACCAAGAAGGAAAGAGCTTCTGGCTCAGATCGGAATAACGCCGGAAATCGTGCCCAGCACCATAGAGGAGAAGATTACCACAAGTGTGCCCGAGGAGGCGGTGATGGAATTGTCCCGCCAGAAGGCAAAAGATGTGGCCAGCCGCATGCAGCCGGGAACTTATGTCATCGGAGCGGACACCGTAGTTGCAGCAGGCGGTGAGATTCTGGGCAAGCCAGTCAGCCACGAGGACGCTTACCGGATGATTTCCCTGATGGAAGGAAGGACTCATCAGGTATACACAGGGGTTACCCTGGTGTATTGTGGAGAACGTGGAAATAAAGTCAGGACATTTGTAGAAAAGACCGATGTTCATCTCTATCCCATGTCTGACGGGGAGATAAGGGTCTATGCAGACAGTGCAGATCCTATGGACAAAGCCGGGGCCTATGGGATACAGGGAATATTCGCAGCTTTTATTAAAGGGATTGACGGCGATTATAATAATGTAGTAGGATTGCCTGTAGGACGTGTGTACCAGGAGATAAAGCAGATGTTTGAACAGGAGGATAAGGAATGA
- a CDS encoding formate/nitrite transporter family protein: MGFFSPAEVLDILGDKAQIKKKLSFMKLFLLSILGGSFIAEGFLACIRVQGTMPAQWGSFATFLGGCLFPMGLMAIVLVGGELATGNMMTMAIGLFQKKISFWDLTYNWVVVMAGNMVGSIIVAYTFGHFVGLTEGAFLAKTMAVANSKISDPPMVALVSAIGCNIFVCMAVWFATSAKGFTAKMAGMWFPIMIFVVLGFQHVVANAFVIPAAIFSGESSITWLNYLQNTVFVFIGNAIGGALVFALPCFCMYGQEENVKTECEVKLNERKGHCNGYKGKGRKAEDHPAGWS; encoded by the coding sequence ATGGGATTTTTTAGTCCGGCAGAAGTTTTGGATATTTTGGGAGATAAGGCCCAAATAAAAAAGAAGTTGTCTTTTATGAAATTGTTTTTACTTTCTATTCTTGGCGGTTCATTTATCGCAGAAGGCTTTTTAGCCTGCATACGTGTACAGGGAACTATGCCTGCCCAGTGGGGAAGCTTTGCAACATTTCTCGGAGGCTGCCTTTTCCCTATGGGGCTCATGGCGATTGTGCTGGTTGGGGGAGAATTAGCCACCGGAAATATGATGACCATGGCCATCGGTTTGTTCCAGAAAAAGATCTCATTTTGGGATTTAACTTATAACTGGGTAGTGGTCATGGCAGGAAATATGGTTGGAAGCATAATCGTCGCCTACACGTTTGGGCATTTTGTGGGACTGACGGAAGGAGCCTTTTTGGCCAAAACCATGGCTGTAGCTAACTCCAAGATCAGCGATCCGCCTATGGTGGCACTGGTTTCTGCCATCGGCTGCAACATCTTTGTCTGCATGGCTGTATGGTTTGCGACCAGCGCAAAGGGTTTTACCGCAAAGATGGCGGGAATGTGGTTCCCTATTATGATTTTTGTGGTCTTGGGATTTCAGCATGTGGTGGCAAACGCTTTTGTCATTCCGGCAGCAATCTTTTCCGGTGAGTCTTCGATCACGTGGCTTAATTACCTGCAGAATACGGTGTTTGTCTTTATCGGCAACGCCATTGGCGGAGCGCTGGTTTTTGCCCTTCCCTGCTTCTGTATGTATGGGCAGGAAGAGAATGTCAAAACGGAATGTGAAGTAAAATTAAATGAAAGAAAGGGTCATTGCAATGGATACAAGGGTAAGGGAAGAAAAGCTGAGGATCATCCGGCAGGATGGAGCTAA
- a CDS encoding AAA family ATPase gives MIYIKSVYFNKKKEYNDSKYEFNIPAIKQLIEQKELKFSTDVTFFVGENGVGKSTLLESLAIASGFNPEGGTRNFNFSTKDTHSQLSDYLVLSKSHVKARDGFFYRAESFYNVSTNIDELDSDVRLLDSYGGISLHKQSHGEGFLSLIKNRFGGNGLYILDEPEAALSPSRLMSLICLIDQLVERNSQFIIATHSPILMAFPNATIYQIDDKGFKTVKLEETEHYIITKAFTNNYKKMISELLE, from the coding sequence ATGATATACATTAAATCTGTTTATTTTAATAAGAAAAAGGAATATAATGATTCTAAATATGAGTTTAATATACCTGCAATAAAACAACTTATTGAACAAAAGGAATTGAAATTTTCTACAGATGTTACTTTTTTTGTGGGTGAGAACGGAGTAGGTAAGTCGACTCTTTTAGAAAGCCTGGCCATTGCTTCTGGATTTAATCCGGAAGGTGGAACAAGGAACTTTAATTTCTCGACGAAGGATACACATTCTCAATTATCAGATTATTTAGTTTTATCAAAAAGCCATGTTAAAGCAAGAGATGGTTTCTTTTACCGGGCAGAGAGCTTTTATAATGTATCTACAAATATTGATGAGCTTGACAGCGATGTACGATTATTAGATAGTTATGGAGGAATATCTTTGCACAAACAGTCCCATGGAGAAGGTTTTCTTTCCTTAATAAAGAATCGATTTGGCGGAAATGGACTTTATATTTTGGATGAACCGGAAGCAGCACTTTCGCCTTCCAGACTGATGAGCTTGATATGCCTGATCGATCAATTGGTTGAGAGAAATTCACAATTTATCATTGCAACACATTCTCCTATTTTAATGGCATTTCCTAATGCAACGATATACCAGATTGATGATAAGGGGTTTAAAACTGTTAAACTGGAAGAAACGGAGCATTACATTATTACAAAAGCTTTTACAAATAACTATAAAAAAATGATTTCTGAGCTGCTTGAATAA
- a CDS encoding peptidylprolyl isomerase yields the protein MLVKGQFKIMGKVLLAAAAAIALLSGCRANIPLVSESLETKAYTLSQSMVIVATERNRYQQIYTNQIWGVDLPGGQTFETYLVDQVKEFLQEMKMMNLLARNKGVTLTSAEKEEVRKASEEYFSSLTKEDISYMGATETDVRTMYEEYYLSNKVVDELTKDMNLEISDSEAKVVQVDQIVMSDADVASAVLLKAEAEGADFSVLAREYSENPVTTYKIGRGENPGPYEDAAFSLSAGQISQVVEDNGKYYIIRCVNDYDQDATQERKAGLYRKRKKEAFDQIYSQFKKDNPITFTNEIWKDVKFSKDDKTTTTNFFEIYKKYFSD from the coding sequence ATGCTCGTGAAAGGACAATTTAAGATTATGGGAAAAGTCCTTCTCGCTGCTGCAGCGGCAATTGCCCTGCTGTCCGGCTGCAGGGCTAATATCCCCCTTGTTTCTGAATCTTTGGAGACAAAGGCGTATACGCTGTCCCAATCCATGGTGATCGTGGCTACGGAGAGGAACCGGTATCAGCAGATTTATACCAATCAGATCTGGGGAGTGGACTTACCAGGCGGCCAGACTTTTGAAACCTATCTGGTGGATCAGGTAAAGGAATTTCTTCAGGAAATGAAAATGATGAATCTCCTGGCTAGGAATAAGGGAGTCACCCTGACAAGTGCGGAAAAGGAAGAAGTCCGTAAAGCGTCGGAAGAATACTTTTCTTCCCTGACAAAGGAAGATATTTCCTACATGGGAGCCACGGAAACGGATGTGCGGACGATGTATGAGGAATATTACCTGTCCAATAAGGTAGTGGATGAACTGACAAAGGATATGAATCTGGAGATCAGCGACAGCGAGGCCAAAGTGGTCCAGGTGGATCAGATCGTTATGTCTGATGCGGATGTAGCTTCGGCTGTGCTTTTAAAGGCAGAAGCCGAGGGGGCTGATTTTTCTGTACTTGCCAGGGAATATTCAGAGAATCCTGTTACCACATACAAAATCGGCAGAGGGGAGAATCCAGGCCCCTATGAAGATGCTGCCTTTTCTCTTTCTGCAGGTCAGATCAGTCAGGTGGTGGAGGATAATGGCAAATATTATATAATCCGGTGTGTAAATGATTATGATCAAGACGCTACCCAGGAGAGGAAAGCCGGGCTATACCGCAAACGGAAAAAGGAAGCCTTTGATCAGATCTATTCCCAGTTTAAGAAAGATAATCCGATTACTTTCACCAATGAGATATGGAAAGATGTAAAATTCTCCAAAGATGACAAGACTACTACCACGAACTTTTTTGAAATCTATAAGAAGTATTTTTCTGACTAA
- a CDS encoding molybdenum cofactor guanylyltransferase, with protein MSGEFHKKQKQEVISFESADKKIENVTAAILCGGKSRRMGFDKAFLMEDEQYLLLQTAGRLQSLFEQVVLVSNTKAKFVGRTDFTEFRILEDHYMEKGPMGGISTVLEQVQTEYVFIMACDMPLPDIGLIGRMYRKLEEEQVLVCSHQGKLEPLLAFYHKSCLPVFKKQMEIGELKPRSAFPALNVGLYCLSDTEINAIVNLNTPEDVQNWNQKTIKK; from the coding sequence ATGTCCGGTGAGTTTCATAAAAAACAAAAACAGGAGGTGATTTCTTTCGAAAGCGCAGATAAAAAAATCGAAAATGTAACAGCCGCCATTTTATGCGGAGGCAAAAGCAGGAGAATGGGTTTTGATAAAGCATTTTTGATGGAGGATGAGCAGTATTTGCTGCTGCAGACAGCGGGGAGGCTGCAAAGCCTGTTTGAACAGGTGGTTCTGGTCAGCAATACAAAAGCCAAGTTTGTCGGCCGGACGGATTTTACGGAGTTTCGCATATTAGAGGATCACTACATGGAAAAGGGTCCCATGGGCGGGATAAGTACTGTTTTAGAGCAGGTTCAGACAGAATACGTTTTTATTATGGCCTGCGATATGCCTTTACCGGATATTGGGCTGATCGGCCGAATGTACCGGAAGCTGGAAGAGGAACAGGTTTTGGTTTGCAGTCATCAGGGGAAATTAGAGCCTTTGCTCGCCTTTTACCATAAGTCCTGCCTTCCTGTTTTTAAAAAGCAAATGGAGATAGGAGAACTCAAGCCTCGCAGTGCTTTTCCGGCCCTGAATGTGGGCCTGTATTGCTTAAGCGATACGGAAATAAACGCTATCGTAAATTTAAATACACCGGAAGATGTACAAAATTGGAACCAGAAAACAATAAAAAAATGA